AACGCTTCACTGTTGTCCCCTTCGAAGAAAAGCCGTTCCGTTCGGCGGCGACCCCGTAATCGAGGACGACGTTTGGCGAACTGGCGCTGAGGCGTGGGGAACGAACCGGCAAACATATCGCACGTGTCGATCAGCATGCTTCGACGCAGCAAGTATTTTTTCGCCGCTCCACGCCTGCTCCCTACGACGGCTGAATACTTGTTGAACTAACCTGTTTCCTGCCTTTTCTATCCATCCCCGTTGCTGATCGCTTGCCGCGATTGGCTTTCGGGGACGATCGTGGCGGGCACTTCACTCCATTCGGAAGCGTTCTCGCGTGGTGCGCGCATGCTGCGCACCGCGCTTGGTCCCGCCATCGCGACCTTCCTTGAAGACCCCGCGATCGTCGAGGTGATGCTCAACCCCGACGGGCGGCTCTGGATCGACCGGCTGTCGGGTGGCCTGGAAGATAGCGGACGAACGATGTCCGCCGCCGATGGCGAGCGGATCGTGCGGCTGGTTGCGCACCATGTCGGCGCTGAGGTGCACGCCGAGAAGCCGCGCGTTTCGGCCGAGCTTCCCGAGACGGGAGAAAGGTTCGAGGGGCTGCTCCCGCCCGTCGTTGCGGCGCCGGCCTTTGCGATCCGCAAACCCGCGGTCGCTGTCTTCACTCTGGATGACTACGCGGCGGCCGGCATCATGACCGCGGGGCAGGCGGGCGTGCTCCGGCAAGCGGTCGCTGCCCGCAAGAACATCCTGGTCGCCGGGGGCACATCGACCGGCAAGACCACGCTGACGAATGCACTGCTGGCCGAGATCGCCGGCACCACCGATCGCGTCGTCCTGATCGAGGATACCCGTGAGCTGCAATGCCGCGCCCCGAATCTGGTCGCGCTGCGCACCAAGGATGGCGTCGCCTCGCTATCCGATCTTGTTCGCTCCTCCCTGCGCCTCCGCCCAGACCGGATTCCAATTGGCGAGGTCCGCGGCGGCGAAGCCCTGGAGCTCCTCAAAGCCTGGGGCACGGGCCACCCCGGCGGGATCGGAACGATTCACGCCGGCACGGCGCTGGGTGCACTTCGTCGCCTCGAGCAGCTCATCCAGGAAGCCGTCCTCACCGTTCCCAAGGCGCTGATCGCCGAGACCATCGATGTCGTCGCGGTGTTGCGCGGCCGCGGCAGCGAGCGCCGCCTGGCTGAACTTGCTCTCGTCGCCGGCCTCGATCCCGTCACCGGCGATTACCGCGTCCAGTCTGCCGAGGCGGGCGGCCAATCCTCGCATGCCAAGGACCCATCATGATCCAGCTTTCTCCCGCGATCCGTCACGTTCGCCGCCGCTTCACCGACCTCGCGGCGATTACCTTCATTTCCATCGCTTTTGCGCCCGCCGCCTACGCCTCCGGCTCCTCGATGCCGTGGGAGACGCCGCTCAATCAGATCCTGGAGTCGGTGCAAGGTCCGGTCGCCAAGATCATGTCCGTCATCATCATCACCGTGACCGGCCTGACGCTCGCCTTCGGCGACACGTCCGGCGGCTTCCGCCGGCTGATCCAGATTGTCTTCGGCCTGTCGATCGCCTTTGCGGCATCGAGCTTTTTCCTGACCTTCTTCAGCTTCTCCGGCGGAGCCTTGGTGTGATGGCCGGCATCGTCGATCCAGAAGTGGCGGGCTTCTTCGCGCCGGTCCATCGCGCGCTCACCGATCCGATCCTGATGGGCGGCGCGCCCCGCACGGTTGCGATCGCCAATGGCACGTTGGCGGCGGCAATCGCGCTCGGCCTCCACCTCTGGATTCCCGGAGCGCTGATTTGGGCTGTGGGCCATGCCGCGGCGGTCTGGGCGGCCAAGCGCGACCCGCAGTTCGTGGACGTCGTCCGGCGTCACCTCCGCTATCCCTCTTATCTCGGCGCGTGAGGTTTCCATGCTGAACCTCGCGGAATACCGCAACCGGCCCCATAGCCTCGCCGACTTCTTGCCTTGGGCCGCTTTGGTCGAGAAAGGCGTCGTCCTCAACAAGGACGGCGCGTTCCAGCGCACGGCGCGTTTTCGTGGTCCGGACCTCGACAGCGCAACGCCTGCCGAGCTCGTCAGCGTGACAGCCCGCCTCAACAACGCACTCCGCCGTCTCGGCTCAGGTTGGGCGATCTTCGTCGAAGCCCAGCGCATCGCCGCCCAGACTTATCCGCACAACATGTTCCCTGATGCAGCATCAGCGCTGGTCGATCTGGAGCGACGTGACGCTTTCGAGGAGGCGGGAGCCCATTTCGAGAGTCGCTATTTCCTGACCTTCGTCTGGCTCCCGCCGGCTGAGGACGTCTCGCGCATCGAGGGCTGGCTCTATGAGGGCCGCGCGCAGGGCGGCGTCGATCCTCATGAGCTGCTGCGCGGCTTCGTCGATCGGACCAACCGCGTCCTGCAACTGGTCGAAGGGTTCATGCCCGAAGTGGCATGGCTGGATGACAGCGAGACGCTGACCTACCTGCATTCGACCATCTCCACCCGGCAACAGCGGGTCCGCGTTCCCGAGACGCCGATGCATCTCGACGCGCTGCTCGCGGACGAGCCGCTCGCCGGCGGTCTCGAGCCGCGCCTCGGCAGCCACCACCTTCGCACGCTCACCGTGGTCGGCTTTCCGACCGCGACCTATCCCGGAATCCTGGACGAGCTCAACCGGCTTGCCTTCCCGTACCGTTGGTCGACGCGCGCGATCCTCCTCGACAAGACCGAGGCGGTGAAGCTGCTGACCAGGATCCGCCGGCAGTGGTTCGCCAAGCGGAAGTCAATCGCGGCCATCGTCAAGGAGGTGATGACGAATGAGGCCTCGACACTGGTCGATAGCGATGCGGCGAACAAGGCCGCCGATGCCGACCTCGCTTTGCAGGAACTCGGCACCGACAACGTCGGCCAGGCCTACGTCACCGCGACCGTCACCGTCTGGGACGAGGATCCCGGTGTTGCCGCCGAGAAGCTTCGCCTCATCGAGAAGGTGATCCAGGGGCGCGACTTCACCTGCATGCCGGAAGGGGTGAATGCGCTCGAAGCCTGGCTCGGCTCCCTGCCGGGGCACGCCTACGCCAACGTCCGCCAGCCGCCGCTCTCGACGTTGAACCTGGCCCACATGATCCCGCTGTCGGCGATCTGGGCCGGGCCAGACCGCGATGAGCATTTCCGCAGCTCCCCGCTGTTCTTCGGCAAGACCGAGGGCTCGACGCCGTTCCGCTTTTCGCTGCATGTCGGAGATGTCGGCCACACCCTGATCGTTGGCCCGACCGGAGCCGGCAAGTCCGTGTTGCTTGCGCTGATGGCGATCCAGTTTCGCCGCTACCGGAAGAGCCAGATCTTCGCCTTCGATTTCGGCGGTTCGATCCGCACCGCGGCGCTTGCCATGGGTGGCGACTGGCACGACCTCGGCGGAAGCTTGTCCAACAGCGCGGAGGACTCTGTCTCTCTTCAACCACTCGCGCGTATCGGCGATGCGGCGGAGCGCGCCTGGGCCGCCGAATGGGTGACCGCGATCCTTGCCAAGGAAGGCGTCACCATCGATCCGACCGTGAAGGAGCACGTCTGGTCGGCGCTGACCTCGCTGGCTTCCTCGCCGGTCGAGGAACGCACGATCACCGGACTGACCGTCCTGTTGCAATCGACAGCGCTCAAGCAGGCGCTGCAACCTTACTGCGTCGGCGGCGCGTCCGGCCGCCTTCTCGACGCGGAGGCCGAGCAACTCGGTTTTGCATCGGTGCAGGCGTTCGAGACCGAGGGCTTGATCGGCGCTGGAGCTGCGCCTGCCGTCCTCACCTACCTCTTCCATCGCATCGAGGGACGGCTCGACGGCCGACCGACCCTCCTCATCATCGACGAGGGTTGGCTCGTCCTCGACGATCCGGCCTTTGCGCAACAGCTCAGGGAGTGGCTAAAGACCCTCCGAAAGAAGAACGCGTCTGTCGTCTTCGCCACCCAATCGCTTTCCGACATCGACGGCAGCAATATCGCACCCGCAATCGTCGAGAGCTGCCCGACGCGGATCTTCCTGCCGAACGAGCGCGCGATCGAACCGCAGATCACCGCCATCTACCAGCGGTTCGGTCTGAACGATCGCCAGATCGAGATCATCGCGCGGGCGACGCCGAAGCGGGACTATTACTGCCAGTCCCGCCGCGGCAATCGGCTCTTTGAACTCGGCCTCGGGCCGGTCGCGCTCGCTTTCTGCGCTGCGTCCTCCAAGGCTGACCATGCCGCCATCGAGCGGCTGCTTGCCGAGTACGGCCACGACAACTTCACGGCTGCCTGGCTGGCTGATCATGAGCTGCTCTGGGCCGCTGATCTCATCCCCGACCTGACCAACCTGGAGGTACAATCATGATCGCCCTTAAGACCCGGCGCGCTGGGTTGCCCGCTGTGACCGCTCTCTCGCTCGCCTTGTCGATCTCGCCGCTCTTAATGCGGGCGGCGTGCGCGCAGTGGATCGTCTACGACCCCTCCAATTTCAGTCAGAACGTGCTGACCGCCGCGCGCGAGCTGCAGCAGATCAACAACCAGATTCAGATGCTGAACAATCAGGCCCAGAGCCTGGTGAACCAGGGAAAGAACCTCGCCAACCTGCCGTTGTCGACGCTGACCCAGCTTCAGTCGTCGATTGCTCAGACCCAGTCGCTGCTGAGCCAAGCCCAGAACATCGCCTTCAACGTCGAGCGCATCCAGACGGCGTATTCTAGTGTCTACGGCACGGCGGCGGCCTCGGGCTCCAACGCCACAATGTTTGCCGCAGCTCAAAGCCGTTGGCAGAACTCGGTGGGCGCCTTCGAAGACTCGCTGAAGGTGCAGGCCGGCGTTGTCGGCAATATCTCGAGCAACTCCAGCGCAATGAGCTCGCTGGTCACTGCGAGCCAGTCGGCAAGTGGCGCCCTGCAGGCGGCTCAGGCCGGTAACCAGCTCCTCGCCCTGCAATCCCAGCAGCTTTCCGACCTTGTCGCGGTTCTCGCCGCAAAGGGGAGGGCGGACGCGCTGGAGCAGGCGCGCGTGACCGCGACCGAATCCCAGGGCCAGCAGCAATACAAGATCTTCTCGACGCGCAACGGCTATCAGCCCGGCAACGTCACCATGTTCAGCGGCAACTGAGGCTTGGGCCATGGAGCGCTCGGATATTCTTCGCGCAGGCGCGATGATCATCGTGTTCGCGATTTTCCTTGCCGCGCTGCACGTCATCCATCGGCGTCCGGTGGAACGGCCCGTATCCGACGCCCCCTCTGCCTCCACTCCTGATGACCTCTCGGCCGAGCTGCTCCGCTGCGCCGAGCTTGGACCCCAGGATGCCGAAGATCCGCACTGCCAGGCGGTTTGGAAGGAGAACCGCGCGCGCTTCTTCGGCAGGCCGGCGCGGCCACTTCTGCCGCAGGCCGCGCCGGCCACACCGCCGACGACGAGCGCTCCGCAGGGAGAAAAGCCATGACCAATGTCGGTGTCATCGACACCTTCCTCAATACCTTCACCACCTACATCGATTCGGGTTTCGGCCTCATCAAAGGTGAAGTTACCTATCTGTCGTCGACGTTGATTGTCATTGACATCACCTTGGCCGGCCTGTTCTGGGCTTGGGGCGCAGACGAAGACATCCTCCAACGTCTGGTGAAGAAGACCCTCTACATCGGGTTCTTTGCCTTCATCATCACCAACTTCAACAAGCTCTCGGGCGTCATCTTCAACAGCTTTGCTGGTCTCGGCCTGAAGGCTGGTGGCTCGTCGATCTCGACGGCAGATTTCCTGCGGCCCGGCCGGCTCGCACAGGTCGGTCTCGACGCCGGGCAGCCGCTGCTAGATGCAGCGAGCCAGATGATGGGCTTTACCAGCTTCTTTGCGAACTTCGTCCAGATTGCGGTGCTGATGGTGTCCTGGCTCTTGGTTCTGATCGCCTTTTTCATTCTCGCTGTGCAGCTGTTCGTCACGCTACTCGAGTTCAAGCTGACGACGCTTGCCGGCTTCATCCTCATTCCCTTCGCCCTCTTCAACAAGACGGCGTTCCTCGCGGAAAAGGTGCTGGGCAACGTCGTAGCCTCCGGCATCAAGGTGATGGTGCTCGCCGTCATTGTCGGAATTGGCACGGGGCTCTTCTCCCAGTTCACGTCAGCCTATACCGGCGGCCAGCCTACCATAGAGCAGGCGCTCTCTTTGGTGCTCGCGGCACTCGCCATGCTTGGCCTTGGCATCTTCGGGCCCGGCATCGCGACCGGACTCGTCTCGGGGGCGCCGCAGCTTGGCGCTGGCGCTGCCGTCGGCACCGGTCTCGCCGTCGCTGGCACGGCGATGGCGGGCAGTGCGGCGTTCGGTCTGGCCGGAAGGGGAGCGATGGCGGCGACCTCTGGTGCTGCGGCGGCCGCACGTGGTGGTGCGGCGATCGCGGGCGGCATGTCTTCCGCCTACAGCCTCGCCTCAGCCGGGCGGTCCGGCGCTAGCGGCGTCGCGTCTGGTCTCGGCGGTGCAGGCCGTGCGGCGGCCAGCGCTGCCGCCGCTCCCGCCAGACGCGCCGCTTCGCAAGCGGCAGGGACGATGAGGGAGAGCTTCGCCTCAGGCGCCCGTGCCGGCGTCGCCAACACGGGGGGCTCCTCGACCATGGGGACCATCGGGAGTGGCGAGGCCGCCAACGATGGAGCCGCATCCCAAGCAGCGAGCGAGAGTGGTCCGCCGGCCTGGGCCCAGCGCGTCAAGCGCAGCCAGACTGTCATTCACGGCGCCCAGACGGCCGCGCAAGCCCTCAAATCCGGCGACAGCCACGGTGGCGGTCATTCCGTCGATCTTTCGGGAGGAGAATAATCAATGTCAGTCTTTCGGCGATCGTCGGTACGCTACGGCCGCACACCCGAGCCCGAAACTCCTTACCAGCGCGCTGCGCAAGTTTGGGACGAACGCATCGGCTCCGCCCGCGTGCAGGCCAAGAACTGGCGGTTGATGGCCTTCGGTTCGCTGATCCTCTCGTGCGGTCTCGCTGGCGGGCTCGTCTGGCA
The DNA window shown above is from Bradyrhizobium sp. CB1650 and carries:
- the trbK-alt gene encoding putative entry exclusion protein TrbK-alt; this translates as MERSDILRAGAMIIVFAIFLAALHVIHRRPVERPVSDAPSASTPDDLSAELLRCAELGPQDAEDPHCQAVWKENRARFFGRPARPLLPQAAPATPPTTSAPQGEKP
- the trbB gene encoding P-type conjugative transfer ATPase TrbB, whose amino-acid sequence is MAGTSLHSEAFSRGARMLRTALGPAIATFLEDPAIVEVMLNPDGRLWIDRLSGGLEDSGRTMSAADGERIVRLVAHHVGAEVHAEKPRVSAELPETGERFEGLLPPVVAAPAFAIRKPAVAVFTLDDYAAAGIMTAGQAGVLRQAVAARKNILVAGGTSTGKTTLTNALLAEIAGTTDRVVLIEDTRELQCRAPNLVALRTKDGVASLSDLVRSSLRLRPDRIPIGEVRGGEALELLKAWGTGHPGGIGTIHAGTALGALRRLEQLIQEAVLTVPKALIAETIDVVAVLRGRGSERRLAELALVAGLDPVTGDYRVQSAEAGGQSSHAKDPS
- the trbE gene encoding conjugal transfer protein TrbE; protein product: MLNLAEYRNRPHSLADFLPWAALVEKGVVLNKDGAFQRTARFRGPDLDSATPAELVSVTARLNNALRRLGSGWAIFVEAQRIAAQTYPHNMFPDAASALVDLERRDAFEEAGAHFESRYFLTFVWLPPAEDVSRIEGWLYEGRAQGGVDPHELLRGFVDRTNRVLQLVEGFMPEVAWLDDSETLTYLHSTISTRQQRVRVPETPMHLDALLADEPLAGGLEPRLGSHHLRTLTVVGFPTATYPGILDELNRLAFPYRWSTRAILLDKTEAVKLLTRIRRQWFAKRKSIAAIVKEVMTNEASTLVDSDAANKAADADLALQELGTDNVGQAYVTATVTVWDEDPGVAAEKLRLIEKVIQGRDFTCMPEGVNALEAWLGSLPGHAYANVRQPPLSTLNLAHMIPLSAIWAGPDRDEHFRSSPLFFGKTEGSTPFRFSLHVGDVGHTLIVGPTGAGKSVLLALMAIQFRRYRKSQIFAFDFGGSIRTAALAMGGDWHDLGGSLSNSAEDSVSLQPLARIGDAAERAWAAEWVTAILAKEGVTIDPTVKEHVWSALTSLASSPVEERTITGLTVLLQSTALKQALQPYCVGGASGRLLDAEAEQLGFASVQAFETEGLIGAGAAPAVLTYLFHRIEGRLDGRPTLLIIDEGWLVLDDPAFAQQLREWLKTLRKKNASVVFATQSLSDIDGSNIAPAIVESCPTRIFLPNERAIEPQITAIYQRFGLNDRQIEIIARATPKRDYYCQSRRGNRLFELGLGPVALAFCAASSKADHAAIERLLAEYGHDNFTAAWLADHELLWAADLIPDLTNLEVQS
- the trbL gene encoding P-type conjugative transfer protein TrbL, which gives rise to MTNVGVIDTFLNTFTTYIDSGFGLIKGEVTYLSSTLIVIDITLAGLFWAWGADEDILQRLVKKTLYIGFFAFIITNFNKLSGVIFNSFAGLGLKAGGSSISTADFLRPGRLAQVGLDAGQPLLDAASQMMGFTSFFANFVQIAVLMVSWLLVLIAFFILAVQLFVTLLEFKLTTLAGFILIPFALFNKTAFLAEKVLGNVVASGIKVMVLAVIVGIGTGLFSQFTSAYTGGQPTIEQALSLVLAALAMLGLGIFGPGIATGLVSGAPQLGAGAAVGTGLAVAGTAMAGSAAFGLAGRGAMAATSGAAAAARGGAAIAGGMSSAYSLASAGRSGASGVASGLGGAGRAAASAAAAPARRAASQAAGTMRESFASGARAGVANTGGSSTMGTIGSGEAANDGAASQAASESGPPAWAQRVKRSQTVIHGAQTAAQALKSGDSHGGGHSVDLSGGE
- the trbJ gene encoding P-type conjugative transfer protein TrbJ, with translation MIALKTRRAGLPAVTALSLALSISPLLMRAACAQWIVYDPSNFSQNVLTAARELQQINNQIQMLNNQAQSLVNQGKNLANLPLSTLTQLQSSIAQTQSLLSQAQNIAFNVERIQTAYSSVYGTAAASGSNATMFAAAQSRWQNSVGAFEDSLKVQAGVVGNISSNSSAMSSLVTASQSASGALQAAQAGNQLLALQSQQLSDLVAVLAAKGRADALEQARVTATESQGQQQYKIFSTRNGYQPGNVTMFSGN
- a CDS encoding TrbC/VirB2 family protein — translated: MIQLSPAIRHVRRRFTDLAAITFISIAFAPAAYASGSSMPWETPLNQILESVQGPVAKIMSVIIITVTGLTLAFGDTSGGFRRLIQIVFGLSIAFAASSFFLTFFSFSGGALV
- a CDS encoding VirB3 family type IV secretion system protein, with amino-acid sequence MAGIVDPEVAGFFAPVHRALTDPILMGGAPRTVAIANGTLAAAIALGLHLWIPGALIWAVGHAAAVWAAKRDPQFVDVVRRHLRYPSYLGA